tagataggtaagtgggtctaggagagtgaccggattgaattgattgttgcggagtctactgAGCTGACGATCGTTTCATGGGATGCAAAAGCCACTGTAGCCATAAACATCGTGAACGAGGAGTGGAAGGTTCGCGACGGTCGTGATGAGATTGACATCAAAAATCAGGATGTCCTGAAAGCAGGGTGTATCATAAGGAAGTACATAAAGAACCTGCAAACCAGGGATGATCAAGATATGACTTCTGGCTGGACAAACTTTTATAACAAATACATGAAGCAAGTACAAACTCTTAAAACCTATACTGGTCGATCACAGCTCACTCCTCTTCTTAGAAGCCTCTGCATACCAAATCCATTGCTCCTGAGTGAGAATGTGATTGCCATAATTCTTGACCGTAGCTATAAGGCGAATAGCAGAATGAGTGCAACAATTCCCGAAAATTGGAATCAAATTCAACTGCAATTTCTACCCGATTCATTCCATGAAATTACCTCGGAACTGGAAACTGCTATAGAACTAGTTGATGGTGAGTTGCGTTGGGCTTCTGGACTGCTTAGCTTACCCGAACTGAACCTGCAAGGCGAGATGTGGGCAATGAGCAAGAGGGTGGAGGAGCAGCCAGTGAAAGAGCAACCAGTGGAGGAGCAGTTAATGAAAGAGACAATTGAAGACGCCTCGGGGaagcagaaggagaaggTGCTACGTGGTTGAAACTGTTGCTACCCTGAATGAGTGTTGCAATAGTCTATCTATGGTTATTTCTCTCCTTTTATTATTGGATATTCAAATTGTAGGATGTAATCTAGAGAGTCGATATTGAAATTTTGGTTGTTGAAATCGTGTAATGTTTATATCATGACAGCCTAAATCTATGACGATACCCTAAACTCTTGAAGACCCCCACGTCTACACATCCATTGTTACAATCTGACCGGAAGACCTAATCAATGAAACTATGGAGCTTCCATCTTTTCCATCGGGTGTTCTAGGATGAAATTCCACATGACCTCCGCCGCCGTCTTCGCACCGTCCATGGAGTTCAATTTCTCCGCCAGCATCCTCGCCTTTGCAGCATACGATGGCTCGTTTAGTACTGTTAATATGTTGTTGCGAATGTTTCTGGCTTTCCAGAATTGCTTCTGCACACGGATACCCGCCCCGGAATTCATGGTGTTGTCGAGGTTTGTTTGCTGTTCGACTTGTAGTGCAACGCCGACAAGGGGTTTCCCTGCGGCTAGCGCGCATTGTACGGTTCCTTGGCCTCCGTGTGTGACACTAGAACAGATTTGTGGTTAGTCATAATTTTGTTCAGGTACTCAGTGGAGGCACTTACATCAAGTCCGCGAGTGCGTTTGCAGCGGACGCAGGGATAAATCGATCGGTTACAAGGAGACGTGAATCTCCGCCCGCGACCTCGTTAGCCTTGTTGATATCGCAGATGGACTTTGAAGCGAGGACGACGGCATTCCAGTCGTCTTCCGGGTTCATTGTGAGAGCTTTGATTGCCTCGAACAGGAATTCTTCTGTGCCAGAACTACCCATGGTGACCAAGATTGACGGACCAGGCCCCTTTGTCAAATGTTTTGCGATATCATCGTCTAGTTCGGCGTCGCTCCGTGCGTATAATGGACCTGTGAGAACTATGTTCTTAGGGAGGCGGTGTAGGTATTCTTGATGGAAGACAGGATGATCGTTAACCAAGTTCAGATCTGCCATATTCATGTCGAAGAGGGAGATTGGCCCTGAAATCGGCCAGCCGCAAGCCGCTGCTGCCGCACCTAGGCGCTTCTGGTGGAAAATGGGAGCCTTGATCATCAAGCCGCTGGCCCACCATGCGATCCGCTGTCGGATCGGCCGAGGAAGGCGTGTGAACAGCGGAATAAGATCAGGCAGATCGCGAACAAGGCCATGGGCAAAGGCTCCATGGTGTAGCGGGACCGGCAGGAAGTTGATGGTTCGAATTCCCAGTAACCGTGCAGCGATGGAAGCCGGAGCCCACATACCATGGAACACGATGTCTGGCTTCAGCTCCTTAAACGCGGCGAGCTGGCCATCAATGAACGACTTTGCAATCTCCTCCGAACCAAAGAACTCAGGCCAGTCCCATCCTAGATCATGTGCCACAGAGATGCCTTTCACACGTGGTTGAGCTGGAACAATGTTGAATCCCGCATCCGTGATCTGGTATTCAAAGCGTGCGCCACAGGACAAGAAGTCAATCTTCAGTTCAACGTCAGGCGGGCACATATCCCGCAAAGCAACGGCCATTGCGATTGCACGTGTGGTATCACCGGCATCTTGCCAAGCGACGCTTAGCACTATGTGGATGGAACGCGCCGCCATAGCAGTGAGATGGTTTATAAAAAGGACAAGAGGATGAAAACAACGGACAAGATGTCGTTTTAGGATGACGCAGACTCAGTGTTATACTAATATACAAGCGCTGATACAATACCAATCGAAGAAGCCACAATGCCAAAACTCGGCTTTCCAAAAACGTGGTGAACAGTAACCGTATCTCCTCTATCATCTCCGACAAGACTGCATTCGGATTGGGCTATGTTGCACAGCTGAAGCTCACATTCACATCGTTGGTGCTCGCCAGCTCCGGTCAGGCTCGCCAGTCATCCCCGAGCTCCGACTGTCAGCCAATAGCTTAGTTATCGTTAAAGACGCCTTTGCTTTGGACAGCACTAAAACATCGATATGGAACAGCTGCGGGGAACCGTATCAGGCCCATCACATTGACTTGGACTATATTTGGTTTTTTGCTGGAAAATGCCGCTCGTATGGTTGCAACTGACATGAGCAGATAGTGGGTCCGGTGCGAGCTGAAGCTTGTGGCGCTTCCAAAGCATGTGTAGAGATAGTGAGCTGCCTATAGTATCTTCAAAGTCGGTGTGCGTCGTAAGAGGAGTGGAGACGATGATGACCCATCCAGGCGTTAGCCTCGCCGTGGACCAATGGGATGTGTTCCATCTCGGAAGCTGACCAGGATGCCGGGTACATACCACTATGCTCGTGTCAGCCACGGAAGCCCCATGATGGTGTGCGGTGACGAGTAACATACGGCGCTTTGGAGCACCGACTTCGACATGCCGATCTGTCAGATTGTAGATACTATATTCTGATTGCGGTCAAAATACGTGAACTTGGCCAATCACGTAGGTCTACGTTCATTCATTAAGGTTGGCTAAGAACTCAGCCCTATTTGCTTGGTGATCCTGCGCTGACGTGGGATGCATTAGCTGCATACATGTTGCTTTCCTATGCCTCAGTCGACTGCGAGATCGGATGAAATTCCGGTGATGGCTGGATGGAGCAGTAGGAGGATAACGCCGTGATTCCGATGGCTTGTGCAAGGCCCTTGATGTTACATCGAATGGGGTCGTCCCGGGCGCACGACAGCGGTAGCTGTTATCAGGGATACCTGTAGGTCCTAGTGAAAACACCACATCACATTGTCAACTGTGAGTAATGATTTTATCATACGGGCCGGAAGCCGCCACGGAACAATGAAAGTTGTTTGAAATTTTCGTATTCGAATTTGTGACATTACATTAAATTAGATAACTACACTTGAAGTTACCTAGGCCCAGTCATCATCAATGAATCACGGAGATCCGGATTGATCTTCGCCGTGAGATAGGACGAGAAATTTCCACTAGACCGATAGGTCTTCTTCAATATCGGTGGTGGCGTGGGGATCTTGGTCAAACTTTGTCGACTCGGGCTGATGTTTGGTGCTTTTAGTATACCGCGCGGGACTGTCTGATTCCGACTGGGCCCTTGCTTTTCCTCGTCTCGTGTCGGGCGCTTGACTTTCACGCTCCGCCACTCCATTCCTATCGCAGCTGGTACCGCCAGGCAAGCGACGATGAGCGCGGCAAAGAATGTGCCTTGGGTCAATGAGCTGTTGTAGGCTGCCAGAATCATATGTTTCACCGCCGGGGGTTGTCCGCTCGTCAAGTCTGTAGCTCCTCCGTTCAGTATGTGATGAGGATTGAGACCACCGATATGTTTCAGGCCGGCAGTAAATTTGCTGATATACAGGTTCTGCCCGACAGCCGCAAAAACTGCCCCACCCAGCGTCTGGCAGAGCGAAAGCACTGCTGTACCGATCGGCACATCGGGCTTTGGCAATACCGTCTGCACTGCAATATTCGGGTGCTGCATAGTGCATCCAACCCCGAAGCCGACGATGATTTGATATCCGATCCACAAGCCGGTACTGGTGTTCATGTCCCACGTAGTTAGCAAGCCAGTACCAACCGCCATCATACCAGATCCGATGATCATGAACGGAGTGTAGTAGCCCATACGTTGCACGAGAGCTCCGGACATGATGGAGCCGAGGACAACCGAGAGTACGAGCGGGATCGTGTTTATGCCGGACTGCATCGCTGAGACACCTTTGATGGCCTGGAACCAAAGAGGGATGTATATTGACACCGTGAGCATGGTTGCGCCAACGCAAAATTGAGATGCGCCGCCAAAGAACACGCTTCGTTGGGTTATGATGCGTGCAGGAACTGTTGCAGTAGTGTTGCGAGTGAAGTACTGCCATAGTATGAAAAGTATGAGCAGCAGCGCGAAGACGGTGAGAAGGGCGATAATTCTTGGAGAAGACCACGGATAGTCGGCCGCACCCCATTCCAGTGCCAGAAGCAGACATGTGATGGAGGGGAGGAAGAGCGCAGTGCCGAGCGGGTCCAGGTTTTTTATTGTTTCTCCCCAGGTTTTCAATTTTGGCTTCTGCTCCTCCAACTTGAGCATGAAGCACACCACTAAGATTGTCAGGCCACCCAGTGGCAGGTTGATCCAAAAGCACCATCTCCATGTGGCCTTGCTTCCTGTAAAGGCACCGCCGAGTAGTGGACCTGCTACACTTGCGACGCCGAAGCATGCGCCGAAGAGAGCTTGCAATATGGGGCGTTTTTCGAGCGGAACAGTGTTCAGCATGATCAGAATCGCACCGGTAAAAATGCCGCTGCTACCGAGACCTGCGATCGCGCGCCCGATGATGAGCATCATGCTGTTCTGCGCCGCGCCGCATATCAGGCTTCCAAGCTCAAACAGGAATATGCCGGATAGAAAGACGGGTTTTGTCTGGAAGAAAGTGTATATGCGTCCATATAGCAAAATGAAACCAGCTGCTGTGAGCATGTAGGCGCTGCCGTACCATCCAATGTCGCTTAGACTATCAAACTCGTTGGTAATAGCGGGAATCGCAGGGCCCATGATCGTTCTGTCAAGAGCGACTAGGAAGATGGAGATATATAAAGAGACCATGATGATTGCCGTCTTCGCTGGTGATGGATAGGTACCCGCTGGTAGCATCGGTTGTCGTCCGATATCCGCTCCGGGCGCTGTATCATCGGGGTCGTTGTCCGCTAATTGTGATTCTCGAAGCTGACTCCTTCTGTTGTTCTTTCGCGTACTTTTGGGCTTTTGTGGTAGGCTATAGCTTGAGCCATTTAGGTCATCCTGAAATTTGACGCTGATCGGGCTGGAGAAACTTGAGCGTTTCGACGACTGGTATGAGTCCCTCATGTCTGGCATTTCGGGCATTTCTGGAACCTCCGGCATATAGTTGAATCGTGTAAGTTCTGCTGTTCTTGGCCGTAGATCTCTAGGTCCCATAATATCCAATGCTAATATGCCTTCCAAAGCCAGTATTGTGCTTTCGCGGAGGTATGGCCGGATTTCCTGTAAGTCCTCTCGCAGGTTCCGAGCTGTGTACGAGGAAGCAACTTCTCGTCTAGGCGGGATATTTCTCAGTCCTGCAAGATCGTCTTGGCTGAAATTATAAGATGAGTATGAGAAAGTGCCGCCTCCTGGGGTATATGAGCGAGAAAAGGCAGTCTCGCAGTTTGCAGATAAGTCTGCTATGAGGTCGGCAATCAAGTTGCGTTCATCGTATGAGATAAGCGACCCCGTCCCTCCCTGTGTGGATCCACGGTCGCTAAAGGTTCGGCCAGAGATTGCTGCCGATATGGCTGATACTACCGACTCTGGCCTTTCATCCGCGCGGACCAATCGTATCGTCGGGGGTATCGCCATGTTTGTGTATTCGATACTTGGCCGAAGTTATCGATTCGGTAGCCTGGTGGTGGCGTCGAGGTCCGTATATTGACTGCAGTAGGCCGTGCGTGAATACTTGAGTGGTCAACTTTATACGGAGGGAATGTATATGGACTACAGGAGAAAAGGTGGGAAATGTTCAGATCTTTGCAATTGCATTCAGATTGCAGGATTTGGGCAAGAAGCAACTGTTACATCGATTTCATCTGCAACAAGAGGCCTTGCGCAAGAGCACCTTGCGCAGCATCCGCAGTCCCCCAAGTCCAAGGCGAGGTCGTAAGACGGCAGCGATAACCACCCGCTCCTCTGACACACCACTACAAAGTCTCCAAAAAGCATCGGCATGTCAGTCGCCCAAACCACCGACGTTCCACGACCGCAGTCTACACCACGGAGTAGCCTCTCCCATCCCGACTGCCTACACGTCGGTTCCTAATAATATCTCATTTGATGGACCCTGAGCTATCACAGGTGGGTTGCCATTTGCCCTGCATGCTTCCATGACAGCGGAAGTTCTCGCTGTGATGCGGAGATGCATAGTCAGCGTTCGGGTATTACCCTGGGGAGCCGGGTGGCGCTCGACGATCGCCGTGGGTTTGCCGAGACATTAGGGCGATGATGTGAGGAGCTGAGTGAGACTTTTTCGATGGTACGGGAGTAGGAAGGCAGTGCATGAAGATGACCGAGGGGAGGATGAAAGAGAAGTGGAAACGTGCATCGGCGGTTTGAGAAGCCGAGTTGTTTTGCAGAAAAAGCGATTCAAGACACGTGGGCGGGAAGATGACGGTTGCTTAGCGTGAGGAGGATTGCGTCAGGCAGGATGGAAGACACGCACACCATCGAATTGCATGGCTACGCGGGCTGTTCAAGTGTCTCATGGGGACATCGAGACATCAAAGTACAAGAGTACTGACCCCATCTAAAGTCATTTAGATAGCAATAGCCTGGTAGTAGTATCAAAGCGGATGCGTCCAAGGGTACGTCTTGTTGCCGCGCAAGCGCCTCGTCGCGGCCTCCCCCGTAACTTCGGAAAACTCTTCTCACAAGCCTGCAGAAGTACCAAGTTCCGACTGGGGATATAGACAACAAATATTTGATTTCAGATCGAAACAATACCAAATGCGGAGAGTAAATCCGCGGTCGAGATCGGCCTAGGGATCAGAGCAAGCTCTATCTGGGACGGGCGCTTTCAAGGTGCGAGTACCCTATGAGAGTACGTGGAATCATGACGATGGTTCAGGGTCAACCCGTAATAACCAGGGACCTTGCGTAGGAGCAGCGTGTCCCCTGGGTACCGTAGGTTGCGCTTAAAAGAAAGTAGAAAACCGAGCCCCTGGGAAAAGGAAGGGGAGGTGATGGTCAACGCAAAATAAAAAGACGTAAATCTGCTATACACCGTTCGTTCGTGCGTACCATTACAGGAATCTGAAGCAGAACAACGCGTTTGGGATATGTTTGTGATTGGAGATTCTCGGTAGCTCAAAGATGGGGTCTCCGTATCGGGATGAACAAATGCTACCGCTGGACTAAGAAACAATCAGCAACAAAGGGCAGAACAGCCGACATACAGCCGACATGCATCCAAGCGGACCGCACTGAACGCGAGATTTTGACGGTGGCTATCGGAACATGAAGTTGAGCTTTGTGCATAGGTAGGTGTCGGCAACAGAACCGAGGTCGAAAGAAGAGGCTATGCATTTTGGGAGCGGTCGGTAAGCAAATAATGACTAGCGATACAATCATCTTATCAAGAAATATACGTCCGGATATCTTCAATCACCCCATGGAATCAACAGCTACGCGTTGCGTTGGTCAGCACATTGGGTTTGGCCGGCCCGCGAGCCTGCAGGAGAGGCTGTACCATTGGTCCTCCTGCATCCATACTAGAAGAAGCGGCTTTGAAGATTACGACCTCTCGCATATTGTTGGGCATGCCCTCGCTAAATTCCAATGTAAGCATATTCGCCTATCTGGTATGAGACGCTTCCTATCATGTAATTTTTATGCATTCGGGACATCGAAAAGATTCACGACAACAAAGGAACTCATTGTCGAACAAAAATTGCATCGTATTCTCTAAATATAAACACATCAAAGACTTTAAGCAAGTTCCAAATTGTACTTTTGTAAATCATTCCGACATTCTGCCGAGAGCATCCCCATTCAGTTTGAGATATCAATATATCACCACTAATTGGTATCTAGCTCTCTTCAAAGACGCGAATGGTCTTTATCAAAGGACATTACTGCCTTGTTGTAAGTGTTCAGACATGTCTGACTGCACACGACAAGCGTTTTAGTGCATAGCGAGACAAGACCATACTTCTTGAACTCAGTGGAGTTCAATTTGCTGTCCTCCATAACCTTGCCTGTATTGATACTGGCGTCAGTGCCGCAGGACACGAGACAGGTGGCGAGTTCCGGCGAAGTGAATGTAATGTGGTCCTTTGATTCTGGCGGGGGCCAGGTTTTCATGAATTCGGTATAGTTTGCGCGACACGGCTTGAAACAATCGACGAGGGGCTCGATACAGTCAAGGTACTTGACGTCGGCGGGCTGCACCTGGTCCATAGATGGCAGTTCGAAAATCTTCGTCGTGTTCGTGGCGATATCAGCGTTGCAATCCCCGACACAGCTACTCAAATAGTGTTCACTGTAGACTGCGGACCTAGGAAGAGCTGTCGCGGTGGTTGTAACGTAAGGGTAATTCGTGTACGTGGTGTGAGAACCGGTATGAAAGGCTTGGAAGGCTTTGTTTTGTCAGTCTTTGAGACACTGATCATTGAAATGTACCCAGTCCATACCTTGTCATCCTTGTCATCCTTGTCCTCATATTTATCATCATCATGCCACCAAGGCAAACGACAACAATGCAACGGCAAACCAAGAACGACTGTGAAACAGACGCAGAGTAGCAGTAGGGACCTCATGTTGAGAGAACGATATTATTACGCCGTCAGGGTAGAGGATGTCAGATGGCTCTTGATAGTACAGCAAAATATCGTGAAGGTGATCAGTTTGGTGACAAGCAATGCGTCTGCCTCCAGCAGTGGAGGGCACATCTTTATCATCAAACTTGGATGATAGTTGATGCTAAGGAAAAGTCTGGGTCCCAAACTTCGTTGCTTAAACTCGGGATAGCGGCTACAATAAAGCAAAGAGCGGTAGGAATCGCTCCTCCCGTGTGCCGCTCAAATGGCAGACGTTCTGGAACCACATTGCTAGTTAATAGACCCAGTTGGGTAGGCTACGCACAAGCAGAGTCTTGAAGATTAGGTATGGTTGCATAAAGTCGATCGTATTCTTGGCTAACCTTTTTGTAATTTCCAACTCCAAGTTTAAAACGAACGTGTAGCATACCTGAGTGCGCATACAGCCGTGAAGAAGATACTAAATCTACAATATTGTCCAACCATCCAACTGTCGACATGACTAGCATTAGATACAATGGAGGTATCATTTGACGTTCGCATAAGACATCTATGATGGGGTCCTCTAGAGGCAGAGATTACACGCTCCCAATTGGAATTCCCCGGACACGGAGATGTTGAATCCATCCGTATCTTACTACTAGACGAACGTTCACATCTACTTCAAACCTCCAATCGAGCATCTCTGCACCCAATAAATTCTAGCCCAATCAATAGCGTATGGGAGACCTCCGGTATTGAATCGATAATATGCAGGCTTCGGGCTAACCTCATCTGAGTATGCCGGAGCTCCTACCTACCAGGTACCGGTAGCTAGGTATGCAGGGGACTGACCTGCAGGTGTTGAGAACCCCGCTCTAGCTGAGACCGCTCGCTCTTCCTTGCGCGACATACGTGAACTTGCATAAATGAGTCTTGCACGGGTTCATGGTCAAGAATAGCCTGGGTCATACCTAGGTAAGGTTAACATCCCGATGTCAGGGCACCATAAACGGCCAAGCACAGGTAGTTCGCCCATGGAACTTGGCCTTCGCAAATTTCACTACATAGGATGACAAGAACACCATGGAAAAGGACCCTGGTACCCTGGTActgtcgagacgcggtgagagccttcactagtattcacggtgaatcaggcttcccgtgctctgattggccaagcactgattagtcagctgctccgtgcgcgcaccatagatattctccctcctcccgtagctccaatacaacaagttcacgcacgtttctccaccttcatcaggTACCCTGATCCACGAAGCAATGTATGAATGAGCTCACCGTTTTGGCGTTAGATGGGGAGGGTCGCAGGATTGCGTTTAAGCGAGCATCATGAGAAGCATTCCCTGCATCTCAACAGATAACAACAAGGAATCAAGTAGCTATCTACTATGAATATTGTGGTAGAAGGatagtcagaagagaggctgccgacccgcaatcggtagagagtagagaacaagaaggtatccgaGTAACAATcggtagtattaagaatggtgtacAATAAGATGTCGGGCTCCTCTATGTGGAGTCGTCctaaaatactcaaccctagcgccgattacctaacgccgaacacgtgacaagctactacaccacaatATATATATATGTGATCTTTCGGCACGAATTTTGTGGTCATTACCTCATAAACTCATTCATTTTCAGACGACCAGATATATCCTAAACGACAGCCCTGAGGCTCCTATATTCATCTGCATTGCCAAATTCCAGGATGTGGATATTCCTCTGGAGTAAACTCTTGCTCCTCGGACATATCATCCTGGCTGTTGCATCTTCAAACATTGCTTCACGTCAGAATGACCGAAAAACCGAAGACTGCATGTAAAATCCTTATTGCAACAATACCGAAGATACTCGTGAATGGCATAACGATTGCGGATTTCAGAAACCCAGCTTGGATCTATGGAAAGCTAACCTCGATGATGATTATGATTGGCTAAACACAAAATTTCGCGACTATAAATAACTGCAAAAGCAAGAGAACAGAATCCAGCGAGATGAGTTGACATTTCCTGCCTACAT
This sequence is a window from Pyrenophora tritici-repentis strain M4 chromosome 4, whole genome shotgun sequence. Protein-coding genes within it:
- a CDS encoding ProP, Permease major facilitator superfamily, which translates into the protein MAIPPTIRLVRADERPESVVSAISAAISGRTFSDRGSTQGGTGSLISYDERNLIADLIADLSANCETAFSRSYTPGGGTFSYSSYNFSQDDLAGLRNIPPRREVASSYTARNLREDLQEIRPYLRESTILALEGILALDIMGPRDLRPRTAELTRFNYMPEVPEMPEMPDMRDSYQSSKRSSFSSPISVKFQDDLNGSSYSLPQKPKSTRKNNRRSQLRESQLADNDPDDTAPGADIGRQPMLPAGTYPSPAKTAIIMVSLYISIFLVALDRTIMGPAIPAITNEFDSLSDIGWYGSAYMLTAAGFILLYGRIYTFFQTKPVFLSGIFLFELGSLICGAAQNSMMLIIGRAIAGLGSSGIFTGAILIMLNTVPLEKRPILQALFGACFGVASVAGPLLGGAFTGSKATWRWCFWINLPLGGLTILVVCFMLKLEEQKPKLKTWGETIKNLDPLGTALFLPSITCLLLALEWGAADYPWSSPRIIALLTVFALLLILFILWQYFTRNTTATVPARIITQRSVFFGGASQFCVGATMLTVSIYIPLWFQAIKGVSAMQSGINTIPLVLSVVLGSIMSGALVQRMGYYTPFMIIGSGMMAVGTGLLTTWDMNTSTGLWIGYQIIVGFGVGCTMQHPNIAVQTVLPKPDVPIGTAVLSLCQTLGGAVFAAVGQNLYISKFTAGLKHIGGLNPHHILNGGATDLTSGQPPAVKHMILAAYNSSLTQGTFFAALIVACLAVPAAIGMEWRSVKVKRPTRDEEKQGPSRNQTVPRGILKAPNISPSRQSLTKIPTPPPILKKTYRSSGNFSSYLTAKINPDLRDSLMMTGPR
- a CDS encoding Glycosyl transferase, related to UDP-glucuronosyltransferase encodes the protein MAVALRDMCPPDVELKIDFLSCGARFEYQITDAGFNIVPAQPRVKGISVAHDLGWDWPEFFGSEEIAKSFIDGQLAAFKELKPDIVFHGMWAPASIAARLLGIRTINFLPVPLHHGAFAHGLVRDLPDLIPLFTRLPRPIRQRIAWWASGLMIKAPIFHQKRLGAAAAACGWPISGPISLFDMNMADLNLVNDHPVFHQEYLHRLPKNIVLTGPLYARSDAELDDDIAKHLTKGPGPSILVTMGSSGTEEFLFEAIKALTMNPEDDWNAVVLASKSICDINKANEVAGGDSRLLVTDRFIPASAANALADLIVTHGGQGTVQCALAAGKPLVGVALQVEQQTNLDNTMNSGAGIRVQKQFWKARNIRNNILTVLNEPSYAAKARMLAEKLNSMDGAKTAAEVMWNFILEHPMEKMEAP